A single Biomphalaria glabrata chromosome 2, xgBioGlab47.1, whole genome shotgun sequence DNA region contains:
- the LOC106054131 gene encoding chitobiosyldiphosphodolichol beta-mannosyltransferase-like — protein sequence MSLTSDILFYTPLLFVCLYLLLNKIVKTPRNICIVVLGDIGRSPRMQYHAMSFAMEGFRVYLVGYRGSKPHEQVLKNEQITLHHMQEPPLFITKLPKLLGYAVKVIWQSVMLAWTLLLLPNMSSIFIQNPPSIPTMLISYIVSRIRFSTLVIDWHNYGYTILAMALRPGHPLVTFSKWYEKKCGGLAYYNFCVTNAMKEDLLSHWNIRAITAHDKPSELFQTISLEQQHNLFCRLSKEYPVFASQDNAIDHTKFTQKNTDGTVAKVDGRPALLMSSTSWTEDEDFGLLLDALKKYDQLPSTDTFPDLVCVISGKGPQKIFYTQQIADYHWKKVKFCLPWLAAEDYPLMLGSADIGVCLHKSSSGLDLPMKVVDMFGCGLPVCAVNFQCIGELVHHDENGLLFHDSEELFTQLKDLLFGFPKLASKLKLYRENLASFQKLRWHSQWRKIVLPIFYKIGGIQMSAFDLPGFLEDNDFDEEAKKEQ from the exons ATGTCACTCACTTCCGACATATTATTTTATACACCTCTTTTATTTGTATGTCTTTATCTTCTTCTAAATAAAATTGTGAAGACTCCTAGAAATATATGCATAGTTGTTCTCGGCGACATTGGAAGAAGTCCTCGAATGCAGTATCATGCAATGAGCTTTGCCATGGAAGGATTTCGTGTTTATTTAGTTGGCTATAGAG GTTCAAAGCCACATGAACAAGTTCTTAAGAATGAACAAATTACACTTCATCATATGCAAGAACCACCTCTATTTATTACAA AACTCCCAAAGCTGTTAGGATATGCTGTCAAAGTTATATGGCAGTCAGTGATGCTTGCTTGGACATTACTTCTGCTTCCTAATATGAGCTCAATTTTTATTCAG AATCCACCTTCCATTCCAACAATGCTTATCTCATATATAGTGAGCAGAATAAGGTTTTCAACTCTGGTCATTGACTGGCATAACTATGGATACACTATTTTAGCAATGGCTCTTAGGCCTGGACATCCACTTGTAACTTTTTCTAAATG GTATGAAAAGAAATGTGGTGGTCTGGCTTACTACAATTTCTGTGTTACTAATGCAATGAAAGAGGATTTATTGTCTCACTGGAATATTAG AGCGATCACTGCTCATGACAAACCAAGTGAACTCTTCCAGACCATAAGTTTAGAGCAGCAGCATAATCTCTTCTGCAGACTGAGTAAAGAATACCCAGTTTTTGCAAG TCAAGACAATGCCATAGATCACACAAAATTTACACAGAAGAATACAGATGGAACTGTAGCAAAAGTGGATGGTAGACCAGCATTATTAATGAGCAGTACCAGCTGGACAG AGGATGAAGATTTTGGTCTTTTGTTAGATGCTTTGAAAA AATATGATCAACTGCCCAGCACAGATACTTTTCCTGATTTGGTTTGTGTCATCTCTG GTAAAGGTCCACAGAAAATTTTTTACACTCAACAAATTGCTGATTACCAttggaaaaaagtaaagttttgtcTTCCATGGTTGGCAGCTGAAGACTATCCTTTAATGcttg GTTCTGCTGATATTGGTGTGTGTCTTCATAAATCTTCCAGTGGTTTAGACTTGCCTATGAAAGTTGTTGACATGTTTGGATGTGGTCTGCCAGTCTGTGCTGTTAATTTTCAGTG CATCGGAGAACTTGTTCACCATGATGAAAATGGCCTTTTATTTCATGACAGTGAGGAACTTTTTACCCAACTCAAG gATCTTTTGTTTGGATTTCCAAAGTTGGCTAGTAAGCTAAAACTATATAGAGAAAACTTGGCTTCTTTCCAAAAGTTAAGATGGCACAGCCAATGGAGGAAGATAGTTTTgccaattttttacaaaattggaGGTATCCAGATGTCTGCATTTGATTTACCAGGATTTTTGGAAGATAATGATTTTGATGAAGAAGCTAAGAAGGAGCAATAA
- the LOC106054169 gene encoding ankyrin repeat domain-containing protein 54-like, with product METDDVETDTQYLDNITYSSALTLNNYSKPVTSQSMAVSLLSSRSHQKPLDTVAETTCTFSFHGNTPIHCQMLFLPSANPPSLDTITSTLPTISFPFFDPSKLCPIDFSVPLPISRLAPENSSSQDAPQPSGSRSRAMVPASYFKNQLRLARKHALLRIGLNGSNDERKLLAAVRNTDTEAVTGLLNEGVNPNVSDTKKRTPLHIASSQGAEHIVSLLLAVRADPNRQDILGNTPLHLAVCRGDSKIVKLLIGCGANIHLRDHVNRTPLCIVKSRLCTLRKDKSISTDKLITECQLISSILCAHAVRFPNSEIPVDELCSMMENISTREQVDQIADTIDKMSDLCIDRQEEKVHRTCTEPNSWLSIL from the exons ATGGAGACAGATGATGTGGAGACCGATACTCAGTATTTGGATAACATCACATATTCTTCAGCCttaactttgaacaattattcaaaGCCAGTGACATCACAGTCAATGGCAGTCTCTCTACTGTCATCTAGATCTCACCAAAAACCTTTGGACACTGTGGCTGAAACTACTTGCACATTTTCGTTTCATGGAAACACACCAATCCATTGCCAAATGCTTTTTCTTCCATCTGCTAATCCACCTAGCCTTGATACTATTACATCTACGTTGCCTACAATTAGTTTTCCATTCTTCGACCCATCCAAG CTTTGCCCAATAGACTTCAGTGTTCCCCTGCCTATATCAAGACTGGCACCAGAGAATAGCAGTTCTCAAGATGCACCACAACCTAGTGGCTCAAGATCTAGAGCTATGGTTCCAGCTTCATACTTCAAAAACCAGTTGCGCCTTGCAAGGAAACATGCCTTATTGCGTATTGGGCTAAATGGATCaaatg atgaAAGAAAACTTTTGGCAGCAGTTAGAAATACAGATACGGAAGCAG TCACTGGACTGCTGAATGAAGGTGTGAATCCAAATGTATCTGACACCAAAAAAAGAACACCATTGCACATTGCTAGCTCCCAAGGAGCTGAACATATAG TTAGTCTTCTCTTGGCAGTCAGGGCTGATCCCAATCGACAAGACATTTTAGGAAACACTCCTTTACATTTAG cTGTTTGTAGAGGGGATTCTAAAATTGTGAAACTTCTGATTGGCTGTG GTGCAAATATTCACCTAAGGGACCATGTAAATAGAACTCCTCTGTGTATAGTGAAGTCTAGGCTGTGTACACTTCGAAAAGACAAAAGTATTTCAACAGATAAATTGATTACAGAATGTCAGTTG ATCAGCAGTATTCTCTGTGCTCATGCTGTCAGGTTCCCTAACTCTGAGATTCCAGTGGATGAGTTATGCAGCATGATGGAAAATATATCCACCAGGGAGCAGGTAGATCAGATAGCAGACACTATTGATAAAATGTCAGACCTTTGCATTGATAGACAGGAGGAAAAGGTCCACAGAACATGTACAGAGCCAAACAGTTGGTTATCAATATTGTAG